One Pseudorasbora parva isolate DD20220531a chromosome 8, ASM2467924v1, whole genome shotgun sequence DNA window includes the following coding sequences:
- the spint2 gene encoding kunitz-type protease inhibitor 2 yields the protein MAQVCFAASIVGFLCCLSVLNACEWDPDTDVQQGLDLRSYDNGAAYLAHLPEISDHAQCQKACCERDDCQIAMMGTPADDGRPECRLINCFHEGKDVCVFTPSTQFKVYRKILITAGQEPQNKAEVRTASTDHCRLPSSVGNCRAAFPRFYYDVTNQTCKQFIYGGCGGNDNNFNTQEECEANCTGVTGAVLKDSHSVSERSRMFIPENNNDVELKTLPEMTSDEYQEKCLAAAKTGHCRASIRRYHYNNGTCQPFTYGGCGANQNNYETEEMCMTTCTVRVIPRNQRAPVVPTTPIPNSIPSFEETCVVPSEPGPCRALFRMFYFEASSQSCKPFIYGGCRGNLNRYESEDECMSACYGKDGRMAEHGHHKRGRWTPAFFLVATLAVMSALLLVSLILIAVRRNSHRRFLILDDKEELLPAEEPVSYEKLPEEVSN from the exons ATGGCTCAGGTGTGTTTCGCAGCCTCCATCGTCGGCTTTCTCTGTTGTCTGTCGGTTCTAAACGCCTGTGAGTGGGACCCAGACACGGACGTCCAGCAGGGTTTAGATTTAAGATCATATGATAATGGCGCGGCTTACCTGGCTCACCTGCCGGAGATCTCGGACCATGCGCAGTGCCAGAAAGCTTGCTGTGAGAGAGACGACTGCCAGATCGCTATGATGGGGACTCCAGCCGACGACGGCAGGCCAGAATGCAGACTGATCAACTGTTTCCATGAAGGCAAAGACGTGTGTGTTTTTACTCCGAGCACACAGTTTAAGGTGTACCGCAAGATCCTGATTACCGCTGGTCAAGAACCCCAAAACAAGGCGGAAGTTCGCACTGCAAGCAcag ATCACTGCCGTCTCCCGAGTTCCGTGGGAAATTGCCGCGCTGCTTTCCCGCGCTTCTATTATGATGTTACCAATCAGACCTGCAAGCAGTTTATCTATGGTGGCTGTGGGGGCAATGATAATAACTTTAACACCCAGGAGGAATGTGAGGCAAACTGTACTGGGGTGACAG GTGCTGTGCTTAAGGACTCCCATTCTGTCTCTGAACGCAGCAGAATGTTCATACCTGAGAACAACAATG ATGTTGAACTCAAGACGCTCCCTGAGATGACATCAGATGAATACCaag AGAAGTGTCTGGCTGCCGCAAAGACCGGACACTGCAGAGCCTCCATTAGACGCTATCACTACAACAATGGTACCTGTCAACCATTCACCTATGGAGGCTGTGGGGCAAACCAGAACAATTATGAAACTGAGGAAATGTGCATGACCACCTGCACAG TGAGGGTCATTCCCAGAAACCAGAGGGCTCCTGTCGTTCCCACTACTCCCATCCCTAACAGCATCCCCAGCTTTGAAG AAACCTGCGTTGTGCCATCGGAGCCTGGCCCGTGCCGTGCCCTCTTCCGTATGTTTTACTTTGAGGCCAGCTCTCAGTCTTGTAAGCCCTTCATCTATGGAGGCTGCAGGGGAAACCTAAACCGCTACGAAAGCGAGGACGAGTGCATGTCAGCTTGCTACGGAAAAGATG GCCGAATGGCTGAACATGGACACCACAAGCGTGGCCGCTGGACTCCAG ccTTCTTCCTAGTGGCCACCCTGGCCGTCATGTCTGCCCTACTTCTGGTAAGTTTGATCCTGATCGCTGTGCGCAGAAACTCCCACAGAAGGTTCCTGATATTGGATGATAAGGAGGAGTTACTGCCTGCCGAGGAGCCGGTGTCTTATGAGAAGCTACCCGAAGAAGTTTCAAACTAA